In the Ipomoea triloba cultivar NCNSP0323 chromosome 6, ASM357664v1 genome, one interval contains:
- the LOC116023589 gene encoding L-tryptophan--pyruvate aminotransferase 1-like translates to MGVTVQTSEINHSEVSSNNSAPENRKNGIGESIADAVINLDHGDPTMFEAYWEKMRERSAVTLLGSQSLSYFSDPKNLCWFLEPKLEQEIKRLHTIVGNVAIEEGQYYIVVGTGSSQLIQAALYALSPPDAAATVVCAAPYYSAYPEVTDLVRSRRFEWGGDARSFERDDEPFIELVTTPNNPDGVIREAVVNRPHGSVVYDLAYYWPHFTPITAPANHHLMLFTFSKCTGHAGSRIGWALVKDKEVAKKMIKFMEVSTIGVSKDSQLRAAKILGTVSDSCSTGADIENFFVFSRNILKERWNRLREVVKAADLFTLLKYPTQYCRFAKDMTDTVPAFAWIATKGEEDCAEVLKKHKILGRGGTKFGVGKQFARISLVSKDEEFNLLLQRLSIIQGTDDLNYE, encoded by the exons ATGGGCGTGACAGTTCAAACTTCTGAGATCAATCACTCCGAGGTTTCTTCTAACAATTCTGCTCCCGAGAACAGGAAAAATGGCATCGGAGAAAGCATTGCTGATGCGGTTATCAATCTTGATCA TGGAGACCCAACAATGTTCGAGGCATACTGGGAAAAGATGAGAGAGAGGAGCGCAGTGACGCTGCTCGGAAGCCAATCACTAAGCTACTTTTCCGACCCCAAGAACCTGTGTTGGTTCTTGGAGCCCAAACTGGAACAAGAGATCAAGAGGCTTCACACCATTGTTGGCAATGTCGCAATTGAGGAAGGCCAATATTACATTGTGGTGGGGACCGGTTCGAGCCAGCTTATTCAGGCGGCGCTTTACGCTCTTTCCCCGCCGGACGCCGCCGCCACCGTTGTGTGTGCCGCTCCGTACTATTCTGCGTATCCTGAGGTTACTGACTTGGTGAGATCGAGGCGCTTCGAATGGGGCGGAGATGCCCGGAGTTTTGAGAGGGATGATGAGCCGTTTATTGAGCTTGTAACCACTCCGAACAATCCTGATGGGGTTATCAGAGAAGCGGTGGTTAATAGGCCTCATGGAAGCGTTGTGTATGATCTGGCTTATTACTGGCCACATTTCACCCCAATCACCGCTCCGGCTAACCATCACCTTATGCTCTTCACCTTCTCAAAGTGCACTGGCCACGCCGGATCAAGAATCGG TTGGGCACTTGTGAAGGATAAAGAAGTGGCAAAGAAGATGATAAAATTCATGGAGGTTAGCACGATTGGAGTGTCAAAGGATTCTCAACTCAGAGCCGCTAAGATCCTGGGAACGGTTTCTGACAGTTGCTCAACTGGCGCCGACATTGAGAACTTCTTTGTGTTTAGCAGGAATATCTTGAAGGAAAGATGGAACAGGTTGAGAGAGGTTGTTAAGGCTGCTGATCTCTTCACCCTCCTAAAATACCCTACTCAGTATTGCCGTTTTGCCAAAGACATGACCGACACCGTTCCGg CTTTTGCGTGGATTGCGACTAAGGGTGAGGAGGATTGTGCGGAGGTGTTGAAGAAACATAAGATTCTTGGTAGAGGTGGAACAAAGTTTGGTGTCGGCAAACAATTTGCGAGGATAAGTTTGGTGTCCAAGGATGAGGAGTTCAACCTCCTTTTACAAAGGCTATCAATCATCCAAGGGACAGACGAtcttaattatgaataa